The following is a genomic window from Burkholderia cepacia ATCC 25416.
TTTTCGGTGATCAGCGCCCGGAGCACCAGGTCCGAGATCGTGCGATAGGCCGCGTCGAAATCGTCGCTCCCCAGCGCGCGCTTGCCGAGCACCAGCAGCATCTGCGACGCGAAATCCGCATACGACTGCGTCGCTGCCCAGATCAGGAAGAACAGGTGCTCGGCATCGACCTGCCGGACCTTGCCTTCGTCGATCCAGCGTTCGAGCACCCGGATGTCGTCCCGCAGCACCGGGATCAGTTGCTTGCGGATCTCCTTTCCGTAGGTCTTCGCGCCGCCGATGATCTCCAGCGCGAACACCCGCGATCCATGCGGGCGGTTCCGGGAAAATTCGAGTTTGGCGCGGATATAGGCCGACATCGCTTCCGCCGGCTCGCGCTCGGGCGCCGCGAACTCCCGCATCCTGCCGAGCCAGTCCCGCAGGACGTCGTCCAGCACGCGTCTGTAGAGCGCCAGCTTCGTCGGGAAGTAGTACATCAGGTTCTGCTTCGACAGGCCGGCGGCGGCCGCGATCGCCGCAACGGAACTCCCTTCGAATCCATACGTGGAAAACGATTCCTCGGCGGCGGCGAGAATGGCCGCCTCGAGGGTGTCGCGCAGCGCTTCCCGCCGGCCGGGTGGCCGGGCGGGCGGTTCTGCGGTCGGCGCGGACGGGTTCATCGCTCGATCCTCCACCGGCATGTCGGGCCGGAGCCGCCGTCCGCTCAACGCGCGTTCGCTTCGGGATAGGTGATGTGTTCCGGCGCGCGCTGCATGATGACCTTCCCGCCGCGCAGCGACGTACGCACCCTGGCCTGCTTGCGAATCACTTCGTAGTCGCTATCGGCGTCGAGGATCAGCAGATTGGCCGGCCGCCCGACGGCGAGGCCGTACCGGTCGCCGAGGGACATCGCGTTCGCGCTGTGCTCGGTGACGAAATCGAGGCACCGCTGCAGGTCTTCGTATCCGAGCATGTGGCACACGTGCAGGCCCACGTCGAGAATGCGCAGGATGTTGCCGTTGCCGACGGGGTACCACGGGTCCTTGATCGAATCCTGTCCGAAGCACACGTTGATGCCGGCGCGATCGAGCTCCGCCACACGCGTGATGCCGCGCCGTTTCGGGTAGGTGTCGAAACGCCCCTGCAGGTGGATGCTTTCGGTCGGACACGAAATGAAATGAATCTCCGAGCGTTTCAGCAGCCGGAACAGCTTCGAGCAATAAGCGTTGTCGTAGGAGCCCATCGCGGTCGTGTGGCTCGCGGTGACGCGCTTGCCCATCCCGCGTATCCGCGCTTCCTCGGCGAGCACTTCCAGGAAGCGCGATTGCGGATCGTCGGTTTCGTCGCAATGGACGTCGACGAGGCAGCCCTTGCGCTCCGCGAGATCCATCAGGAACTTGATGGAGCTCACGCCCTGGTCGCGCGTGTTCTCGAAATGCGGAATGCCGCCGACGACGTCGGCGCCCATCTCGATCGCGCGCTCCATCAACGCGCGGCCGTTGTCGAACGACTCGATGCCTTCCTGCGGAAACGCGACGATCTGCAGGTCGATGAGATCGCGCGCCTCCTCCCTGACCTCGACCATCGCCTTCAACGCCGCGAGCGTGGGATCGGTGACGTCCACGTGCGTGCGCACGTGCTGGATGCCGTTGTCGCGCAGCATCCCGATCGTCGTGTGCGCGCGGGCTTTCGTGTCGTCGTGCGTGATCGTGGCCTTGCGCTGGCCCCATCGCTCGATGCCTTCGAACAGCGTGCCGCTCATGTTCCATTCGGGTTCGCCGGCGGTCAGCGTCGCATCGAGATGGATATGCGGCTCGACCAGCGGCGGGATGACGAGATTGCTGCCGGCATCGATGACGTCGTTGCCTTGCGGCGTCAGCGGCGACGGCTGGAGGTCGATCGCGCGAATCGTGTCCGCATCGAGGTCGATCGTGAAGAGGCCGCTACGGCCGCGCAATCTGGCGTTGATGATCTTCATGTGGGTTCCTGTCGTTCGAGTGGGGCCGGAAGGGCGCGCAGCGGAATCATTCGCCCTGGACGGACGGCTCGCGCGAGAACGCGCGGGCAACCTGCAGCAGCACGATGTACGCGGCGGCGGACGCCGCGATGCCGACGATCGGCGCGATCCACAGCGAGGTGTAGGCGAGTATCGCACCGATCGCATAGGCGGCCAGGCCGACCAGGTTGAAGCGCGGCAGGCGGGCGGTCGCAAGCGACGGGTAGGCGCCGCGATGGCGGTACCAGTAGTCCGCCATGATCACGCCGCCGACGGGCGGAATGATCGAGCCGAGCAGCACGAGGAACGGAATCAGCAGCTCGTACATCCCGCCGACCGCGAGCACGATGCCGATCGCCGCCCCCACGAGGACGAGCGTGCGGCGCCGTTCGGTGCGCAGCAGGTGGCAGCCGGCGGCGGCCACGTTGTACATCGTCGGCCCCTGGATGGTCCAGAGATTCAGGCACAGCATCACGACCGCCGCGATCGACAGGCCCTGCAGCATCATCACCTCGACGATGTCGGCCTGCTGATAGACGATCGCGCAGTACGCGCCCGCGACGATCATCAGGCCGTTGCCCGCGAAGAACCCGATCATGCTGGCGGACACGGCGCTGCGCGCGCTGCGGGCGAGGCGCGTCCAGTTGGTCGCCTGCGTGGCGCCGCTCGCGAAGGTGCCGATGACCATCGTCACCGCGGCCGAGAACTGCATCGGATGCGTCGGCACGACGTGCTTGAGGCCGGCCCACCCGCCGATATCGCGGGTGGCGATCCACATCGACGTCATCAGCAGCACGAACATCAACGGCACGGACACGCGCGACAGCACGTCCATGCCGCGATAGCCGATGATGGCCGTGATCGAGAATCCGAAGCCGAACAGGATCATCAACGGCGTGGTCACCGACGCGGGCCAGCCCAGCAGCTTGACCAGCACGATGGCGACCGTCGCGGTGCCCCACGCGTACCAGCCGAGTTCCGCGAAGCCGAGCAGGAAATCGGACAGCTTGCTGCCGACTTCGCCGAAGCAGAAGCGCCCCATCAGCACCGCATTCAGGCCGCTGCGCGCGGCGATCAGCGCAAGCGACGCCGCGTAGACGGCGAGCAGCAGGTTACCGATCACGGCGATCTGGATCATGCTGACGACATCGAAGGCGACGCCGATCTTGCCGCCGGCGAACATCGTCCCGGTGAAGAACGTGAAGCTCAGCAGCACCATCGTGATCGATAGAAAGCCGGTGCGTTTCTCGAGCGGGACTTCGCTCAGCGCGAATTCCCCGTGGTTCGACCCGGTTGTCGGGCGTGCATCCTGGTTCGTGGGCATCTCGTCTTCCGTGAGCGATCGGGTTGTGGGCTGAAGGCGGTTGCGGAGGCCCGTGCATGGGCAGCGGACGGGCTGTTTCTGTTCCTGTTTCTGTTTTCAGCGCGTCATTCTCTCTGGCCAAAATTTTTACAAGCGTAAAAATTTGGCGTGCGCGCGGCGGTCGCGATGCGGCTGCCGGGAAAGCGTGCCGCGGTTGATCGCCCGGGGGCGCTGGGGGCGTTGTGACTGCGGGAACCGGTTTATCCGGGATTGACGTGACCCGCGCATCGATCGGATCGAGGCCCCGATCCCGACGAATCGCTGGATTCGACCACGAAAGAACGTGGCCTCGATTCGTCAGACCAATCGGCGATTTTCCCTCCCGCTTGCTCCCGTGAAATTGTCATGCTAGTTTTTCATGAAATTTCTCGGCAAGAATTTCACGGGAGTCCGCATGTTCGTGCAGTCCGACCGTCACGTCGCAAGCTACTACGCCGGTACGTATCCGGAGCCGATCCCGCATCGTCCGGAACTGGACGAGCGCATCGACGCCGACGTGCTCGTCGTCGGCGCGGGGTTCAGCGGGCTGCATACGGCGCTGCGCCTTGCGCTCGCCGGCAAGCGGGTCGTCATGCTCGAAGCGAGCCGCGTCGCGTGGGCCGCGTCGGGCCGCAACGGCGGGCAGGCGCTGCTCGGCTGGTCGTGCGACATGCAGCCGCTCGAGGATTCGCTCGGCCGCGACGGCGCGCGCCTGCTGTGGGACAGCATGCGCTGGGCCGCGACCGAGGTGCGGGAACTGCCCGGGCGGCATGGTTTCGACATCGACTATCGGCCCGGCAGCCTGTGGGCGGCGGTGCGGCCGCGTCGCGTCGCGATGCTCGCGCAGGCCCGCGACGAAGCGGCCGAGCGCTGGGGCTACGACCGGCTGCGCGTGATCGAGCGGGCCGACATGCCCGAATGGATCGGCGGCACGCGCTATCTCGCGGCGCTCTACGATCCAGAGGCCGGCCACCTGAACCCGCTGAAGCTCGCGCTCGGCCTCGTCCGGACGATCGAGCGCGCGGGCGGCCGCATCTTCGAGCAGAGCCGCGTGCTCGACTGCCGCGAAACGGCCGGGGGCCACGTGGTCCGCACGGCGCGCGGTGAAGTACGCGCGGACGTCCTCGTGCTGGCCTGCAACGCGTATGTCGACCGGCTCGATCGCGACCTCGCGCGCCGGTTGCTGCCGGTCGGCACGTACCAGGTCGCGACCGCGCCGCTCGCGCCCGACGTCGCGCGTTCGCTGCTGCCGCGGAACAGCTGCGTGATCGACAACCAGTTCGTGCCCGACTATTTCCGGCTGAGCCCCGACAACCGGCTGCTGTTCGGCGGCGGCTGCACGTATCTCGGCGGCATTCCGGCCGATATCGCGGCGGCCACGCGCCCGCACCTCGAACGCGTGTTTCCGCAGCTGGCCGGCGTGCCGCTCGATTACGCGTGGGGCGGCCATATCGACATCAGCATGCGCCGCACGCCGGACATCGGCCGCCTCGGGCAGCGTTTCTGGCTGCAGGGCTTCTCGGGGCACGGCGTGCTGCCGACGCTCGCGGGCGCGCGCGCGGTGGCCGACGCCGTGCTCGGCGACGAACGCCTGCTTGCGCAGTACCAGCGCATCCGCAACCCGCGCTTCCCCGGCGGCGACCGGCTCGCCGCGCCGCTGGAAGCGGTCGGCAAGGCCTGGTACCGTCTGCGCGATACCGTTTGACTGCACCGGAACCCACCATGAACGAACAGGAAGAGATAGAAAGCCTGGCGATCCTGATCCGCGACCTGCGCAAGCATCGCAAGGTCACGCTCAACGATCTCGCGGAACGGATCGGCCGCTCGGTCGGCTTTCTGTCGCAGGTCGAGCGCGGGCTGTCGCGCCCGACGGTCGCGGATCTCACCGCGATCGGCGAGGCGCTCGGCGTGCCGACCACTTATTTCTACAGCCTGAGCAAGCCGCGCAGCGTGCCGTGGGTCACGCGGCCCGACGAGCGGCGCACCGTGTATTACGCGGCCGGCATTACCGACATCCTCGTGTCGCCGAACATGCGCTCGCGTTTCTCGATCCTCGAAAGCCATCTCGCGCCGGGCGCGAGCAGCGGCGAGCGGCCCGTCGACGACAGCGACGAGCAGGGCGGTTTCGTGCTCGAAGGAGAACTGACGATCTGGATCGACGGCGACGACACACCTGTCACGCTCGGCCCGAACGACGCATTCCAGCTTCCCGCGCACAAGCGCTTCCGTTATGCCAACCTGACCGACGCGCCGACGCGCGTGATCTGGGTATTCACCTGAGTGGTCGGCGGGGCGGGCGGCATGACGGGCCGCCCCGCCAGGCAGCCTGTTTGCAGTACTGATCGAGATGATGCATGCGACGTGATGCATGCGCGTGAATCCGGTTCGCCGCGCTGCGGCACCGCCATACAAGACATGGAAAGGATGAGACATGGCTGACGTCGTTCCCGCGCTGGTCGGTGAAGTCCGCGCATTCCGGCAGGCGCACCCCGAGATCCGTTATGTCGACCTGATCTGCCTCGACCTGCCCGGGCATTTCTACGGCAAGCGCTACCCGATCGACGCGCTCGAAAAGGTCGCGTCGGGCTCGTTGCTGAAGCTGCCGCAGAATTGCGTGCTGCTCGGCACGCAGGGCGGCCTCTACAAGATCGGCGACTACTGCTTCAACGACGGCGACCCGGACGCGCCGCGCCGGCTGATTCCCGGCACGCTGAAGCCCGTGCGCTGGGAGCGGCAGCCGCTCGCGCAAATGCTGATCAGCTCCGACGGCACTGATTCGCCGATCGAGTTCGAGCCGCGCGAGGTGCTCGCGCGCGTGCTGCGGCGTTTCGCGGCGCGCGGCATCCGGCCGGTCGTCGCATTCGAGCTCGAGTTCTACCTGTTCGCCGCGCAGCTCGCGGAAGGGATGCCGCAATATCCGCGCGACCGCCTGAGCGACGATCGCGACGATCAGCCGAACATGCATATCGAGCGCCTGTCGCGCTTCTCCGACGTGCTGCACGAGATGGTCGAGGCCGCGTGCGAGCAGGGTGTCGACGCGACGGTGATCACGGCCGAACTCGGTCCCGGCCAGTTCGAGATCAATTTCGGCCACACCGACGATGCGTTGCGCGCGGCCGACTGGTCGGCGCTGTTCTGCCGCAGCACGCGCGGCGTCGCGTTGAAGCACGGCTATCGCGCGAGCTTCATGGGCAAGCCGTACCTGCATGCGCCGGGCAGCGGGATGCACGTGCACGTGAGCCTCTACGACGATACAGGGCGCAACCTGCTCGCGGCGGACGGGCAGCGGCCGCTGCGGCACGCGGTGGCCGGATGCCTCGCGGTGCTGCCGCACTGCATGCCCGTGTTCGCGCCGAATCACAACGCGTTCCGGCGCTACGGATCGATGGTGAATGCGGCGAGCCGTGCGAGCTGGGGCTTCGAGGATCGCGATGCGTGCATCCGGATTCCCGAGTCGGATGCGCGCAACCTGCGGATCGAGCACCGGCTCGCGAGCGCGGACGCGAACCCGTATCTGGTGCTCGCCGCGATTCTCACCGGGATGGAGCATGGGCTCGATGCACGGATCGAGCCGATCGCGCCGCTCAACGAGGATCGCGGCAGCGGGATCGATTTCCCGAAGGAGATGCTGTCGGCCGTCGCGGCGATGCAGGATCATCCGGCCGTGCGCGAAGGGCTCGGCAGCGAGTTCGTGATGGTGTATTGCGAGAACAAGCGGCAGGAGGAGCTGGATTTTCGCAATGAAATCGGCGCGCGGGAGTATCGGTGGTTCTTGTGAGCGGACGCTGCCGCGCGCGCGTCTTATCGTCCGCGCATCTGCTCCATCGGCAGGTGCGCGCCCCACGCGTTTGTCAGGGCCTCGATTTCCGCGACCGGATCGATCTGGTGTCGAGCGCTTTCGACCACGCCGTCGCCGAACAGCAGGTGCGCGAAATCGCGTGCACGCCCGGTGATCGCCGCTGTTTTCGGGCGGCGCCGCAGCGTGAAAGACGAGAGCGCCGCATCGAGGTCGCTGTCGTTGCCTGCTCCGTGCTCGTCGAGACAACGGGCGAGATGCCACGCGTCCTCGAGCGCCTGGCAAGCGCCTTGTCCGGACGTCGGTAGCGGGGCGTGAGCGGCATCGCCGATCATCAGCACGTTGCCGCGATGCCACACGTCGACCGGATCGAGGTCGTGCACGCGGATCTTCGTGATCGCGTCCGACGGTGTCGCACGTATCGCGTTCGCGACGGGTGCCGGCCACGCAGCGAAGCGCCGTTCCAGCATCGCCGCCGGATCGCTTTCCGTCGCGTCGCCCGGATCGGCTTCGGGCCATGCCGCCGCCCAATACATCCGATGCCGGTCCAGCGCGACGATGCCGAAGCGCTCGCGCACGCCCCAATAGTCGAATACCGACACCTCGTCGACCAGCGGCACATCACTTTGCGCGATACCGATCCAGTTGACGAATCCCTGGTAGACGGGCGCGTTGTGACCGACCACGTAGTGTCGCGCGACGGAGTTCATGCGGCCGTCGGCGCCGATCACGAGATCGGGGGCGATCGTCGTTCCGTTGTCGAAGCGAACGACGGCGCGGCCGTCCGTTCCGGTTTCGATGGCCGTCGCCCCGTGGCCGAAGCAGACGTCGATGCCGCGCGCGGCGAGGTGCCGTGCCAGCACGGCCTGCAGGTCGCGCCGCAGGATCGAATACGTCGGGAAACCCATGCGGCGGTCGAGTTCGCGGATATCGGTAGCCTTGAGCGCGGTGCCGTGCCGGTCGATGCGCCGCATCGCGTGCAGGTGGCCGCCAACCTCGACGATGTCCGGCAGCAGGCCGAGTTGCTCGAGCACGAAGCCGGCGTTCGGCCACAGCACGACGCCCGCGCCCATCGTCGATTCCGACGGCCGGCGTTCGTACAACCGGATCCGGTGGCCGCGCCCGGCGAGTGCGAGTGCGGTGCTCATGCCGGCAACGCCGGCGCCCAGAATGGCGATTTCCATCGTGCTCCTTCCTTGTGTCGTACGCGTGCTCGCCGGGGCGCGGAGTTGCGCATCGGCGTCGCATTGACGGGATGAGCATCGTAAATTATGGTCTCCAGCGGGATAAGCCGTGAAAATCGGCACGCTTTGATACCTGAAATGGGCTAATGATGCGGAGCAAGCTGGATCTGAATGCGGTGCGTGTGTTCGTGGCAGTCGTCGACGAAGGCAGCTTCGCCGGCGCCGCGCGCGTGCTCGAGATGCCGGGTTCCAACGTGAGCCGTCATGTGGCGCAACTGGAGTCGAGGCTCGGCGTGCGCCTGCTCGAGCGCAGTACGCGGCACCTGCGCATGACCGAGGCCGGGCGTTTGCTGCACGAGCGCGCGCGACCGATGCTCGACGCGCTGACGCAGGCCGAATCCGAACTGACGTCGCAGCAGACGGAGCTGCGCGGCGTGCTGAAGCTCTGCGTGCCCGGCGAAATCGGGCCGCGCATGCTCGGGCCGATCGTCGCGGAATTCGCGAGCCGTCACCCGCGCGTCGAAATCGACTGCGATACGAGCCTCGCCGGCGTGTCGACGCTGCGCGACGATATCGACCTGTCGATCATCGTCAATCGCGGGAGGCTGGACGACAGCGCATTCGTCGTCAGGCCGCTCGTGAGTTTGCCGAGCGTCGTCGTGGCTGCGCCGTCGCTCGTCGCGCGGGTCGGGTTGCCGACCCGGACGGAACAGCTCGGGCAACTGCCGTGCATCACGACGTTGAGCACGCTGAAAGGGCAGCCGTGGCAGTTCGCCGACGGCGACGGGAGGATTCACAAGATTTCCGTCGCGAGCCGGTATCGCGTCAACAGCGGCGAGATGGCTGGGTTGGCCGCGGTGAACGGAATCGGCTTCGCGATTCTCGTCGAGCGCGCGTGCGCGGTCGAGCTGGCCGAGGGGCGGCTGGTACGCGTGCCGCTGGAGATGGCGCCAGCGCCGCTGGAACTGCTTGCCGCTTATGCGAGCCGGAATTCGGTCAACGCGAAGATTCGCGAGTTGCTGCAGATGATGCAGGCGCGGTTGGCGGTGGAGGAGGCGAAACCGTCAACACGATCGCTTCGGTAACGCGCGCCAGTAACGCACCTCCTCGATCGGCGTCCCGTCGATCTCGAACGTCTTGATGTCGTCTTCGGCGACGAAGCCTTCGCGTTCGTAGAACGCCCTGGCCCGACGGTTCTTGAGCAAGACCCACAGCGATACCCACGCATGGCCCAGCTCGTGCAACGACCGGCATGCATGGTCGACCAGTGCCGCGCCGATCCCCTGGCCGCAATACGACGGATGCAGATAGATCGCCTCGATTTCTCCCCACGCACGATCCTTGTCGGTGTCGCGTGTCGGACCATAGGCGATCCAGCCTGCCGGCGTGTTGTCTGCGACCGACACCGCGAGTGCGACGTGCGGCCGCCCGGCGTCGAACGCACAGCGCCACGAGGCCGTGCGCTTCTCGACCGACAGGCCGGCGAGGAACGCCGCCGGCATGATGTCCGTGTAGGTCGCCTGCCACGATGCGACGTGGATGCCGGCGATGGCCGGCGCGTCGGCGGAGGTGGCCGTGCGGATGTCGATCGTCGTCGTGTTCGGTGTCATGCGTGCCTCGTCGAATCGTGTGCCGTTTGCCGCGTTGCCGCGCGCGGGATTCATTCCGCCGGATCCAGGCTGCCGTCGATCGCGAAACGGTAGCCGAGGTCCACTTGCGACGCGTCGCCGGGCGTATCGGTCCGCTTCAGCACGAACTCGAACGCGGGTTCGTACCAGCCGTCGCGCGGCACTTCGCCACCGAGGATTTCGACGTCGTACCAGCCGTTGTCGAGGTCGATCACGGGCCGGCCCGGTTCGCGATAACGCGCAAGCAGCGCGTTCACCGATTCGTTGTTGAAGCGCTCGAGAATGCGCCACGTGTAAAGCATCACCGAACGGTGTTCGACGCGCAGCACGTATCCGCCGCGCCGATGCTGCAGGCGGCTTCCGGCCTTCAGCAGTTCGGGCGTGTCGTCGTCCAGCGTGAAGATGACCGTATACGGATGGTTCTCGATACCGGCCAGCGGAATGACGACGCCTTCGAGCACGGCGTGGTCGCCGCTGTCGCCGGTCGTGAACGCGGACGCGACGTTGTCCGGCAGCCGATGTGTTTCCTTGTAGCGCTTCAGCAGCAGAAGATCGCCGACGAGGAAACAGTCGATCAGGTCGTTGAGGACTTCGGAGAATTCATGCCGCATCGTCGTGTCTTTCGAAGGCGGCGTGCCGCGACCTGCACGGCGGCACACCGCGTCCGGCGAGCTTACTCGCCGAGCCTGGACGTCACGCAACCCGTGCTCGAGCACTCGCGCTCACGCTCGCGCAGGAACGACAGCCGCGACTGCGTCATGTCGTTCGCGCACTGGATATCCACGAGGTAGCTGTTGTTGCGCGTTTCGCTGCACTGCGCATCGCGTTGCTTCAGCCATGCGAGCTGGCCGGCCTTCAGCGCGGCCTGCTGGTCGCCGCTCAGTTGCTTGCGCAGGCGGCCGTATTCGTCGTTCAGATCGCGATCGGACTGAGAGAACTGCGTGCTGGTGCAGTACACCTGGTCGAACGCGCTGCGCGGCTTCCCGCAGCCGGCCGCGTGCGCGGCGAACGGAACGGCAAGCGCGAGCAGTGCGCAGGATGCGAGCAGATTCTTCTTTTTCATGGTGATGCTCCTGACTGGGTGAAAACCGTTGGGCCCGATGGGCGATTGCATCGTTTATTGAGGTGCGGTGCACGCGTCGATCCCGCCCGCGATCGCGGCGGACAGCTTCTGGATCGTTTCGCGACGCGCAAGCCGTGCTTCCTCGTCCGGGTTGACGATCACGCCGGCCTCGACGAGCACCGCCGGAATCGGCGCGGTGCGCAGCACGACGAGATCGTCGAAGCGGTGAATGCCGAGTGCCGGATCGATCAGCGGGCGGTTCTCGCCGCGGATCGGCTGCGCGTGATACAGCGACGGCCGTTCGCCGGCCGCGACC
Proteins encoded in this region:
- a CDS encoding TetR family transcriptional regulator C-terminal domain-containing protein, translating into MNPSAPTAEPPARPPGRREALRDTLEAAILAAAEESFSTYGFEGSSVAAIAAAAGLSKQNLMYYFPTKLALYRRVLDDVLRDWLGRMREFAAPEREPAEAMSAYIRAKLEFSRNRPHGSRVFALEIIGGAKTYGKEIRKQLIPVLRDDIRVLERWIDEGKVRQVDAEHLFFLIWAATQSYADFASQMLLVLGKRALGSDDFDAAYRTISDLVLRALITENGNGGLSAAVAVRAR
- the codA gene encoding cytosine deaminase, whose translation is MKIINARLRGRSGLFTIDLDADTIRAIDLQPSPLTPQGNDVIDAGSNLVIPPLVEPHIHLDATLTAGEPEWNMSGTLFEGIERWGQRKATITHDDTKARAHTTIGMLRDNGIQHVRTHVDVTDPTLAALKAMVEVREEARDLIDLQIVAFPQEGIESFDNGRALMERAIEMGADVVGGIPHFENTRDQGVSSIKFLMDLAERKGCLVDVHCDETDDPQSRFLEVLAEEARIRGMGKRVTASHTTAMGSYDNAYCSKLFRLLKRSEIHFISCPTESIHLQGRFDTYPKRRGITRVAELDRAGINVCFGQDSIKDPWYPVGNGNILRILDVGLHVCHMLGYEDLQRCLDFVTEHSANAMSLGDRYGLAVGRPANLLILDADSDYEVIRKQARVRTSLRGGKVIMQRAPEHITYPEANAR
- the codB gene encoding cytosine permease, with protein sequence MPTNQDARPTTGSNHGEFALSEVPLEKRTGFLSITMVLLSFTFFTGTMFAGGKIGVAFDVVSMIQIAVIGNLLLAVYAASLALIAARSGLNAVLMGRFCFGEVGSKLSDFLLGFAELGWYAWGTATVAIVLVKLLGWPASVTTPLMILFGFGFSITAIIGYRGMDVLSRVSVPLMFVLLMTSMWIATRDIGGWAGLKHVVPTHPMQFSAAVTMVIGTFASGATQATNWTRLARSARSAVSASMIGFFAGNGLMIVAGAYCAIVYQQADIVEVMMLQGLSIAAVVMLCLNLWTIQGPTMYNVAAAGCHLLRTERRRTLVLVGAAIGIVLAVGGMYELLIPFLVLLGSIIPPVGGVIMADYWYRHRGAYPSLATARLPRFNLVGLAAYAIGAILAYTSLWIAPIVGIAASAAAYIVLLQVARAFSREPSVQGE
- a CDS encoding NAD(P)/FAD-dependent oxidoreductase; its protein translation is MFVQSDRHVASYYAGTYPEPIPHRPELDERIDADVLVVGAGFSGLHTALRLALAGKRVVMLEASRVAWAASGRNGGQALLGWSCDMQPLEDSLGRDGARLLWDSMRWAATEVRELPGRHGFDIDYRPGSLWAAVRPRRVAMLAQARDEAAERWGYDRLRVIERADMPEWIGGTRYLAALYDPEAGHLNPLKLALGLVRTIERAGGRIFEQSRVLDCRETAGGHVVRTARGEVRADVLVLACNAYVDRLDRDLARRLLPVGTYQVATAPLAPDVARSLLPRNSCVIDNQFVPDYFRLSPDNRLLFGGGCTYLGGIPADIAAATRPHLERVFPQLAGVPLDYAWGGHIDISMRRTPDIGRLGQRFWLQGFSGHGVLPTLAGARAVADAVLGDERLLAQYQRIRNPRFPGGDRLAAPLEAVGKAWYRLRDTV
- a CDS encoding helix-turn-helix domain-containing protein; this encodes MNEQEEIESLAILIRDLRKHRKVTLNDLAERIGRSVGFLSQVERGLSRPTVADLTAIGEALGVPTTYFYSLSKPRSVPWVTRPDERRTVYYAAGITDILVSPNMRSRFSILESHLAPGASSGERPVDDSDEQGGFVLEGELTIWIDGDDTPVTLGPNDAFQLPAHKRFRYANLTDAPTRVIWVFT
- a CDS encoding glutamine synthetase family protein — protein: MADVVPALVGEVRAFRQAHPEIRYVDLICLDLPGHFYGKRYPIDALEKVASGSLLKLPQNCVLLGTQGGLYKIGDYCFNDGDPDAPRRLIPGTLKPVRWERQPLAQMLISSDGTDSPIEFEPREVLARVLRRFAARGIRPVVAFELEFYLFAAQLAEGMPQYPRDRLSDDRDDQPNMHIERLSRFSDVLHEMVEAACEQGVDATVITAELGPGQFEINFGHTDDALRAADWSALFCRSTRGVALKHGYRASFMGKPYLHAPGSGMHVHVSLYDDTGRNLLAADGQRPLRHAVAGCLAVLPHCMPVFAPNHNAFRRYGSMVNAASRASWGFEDRDACIRIPESDARNLRIEHRLASADANPYLVLAAILTGMEHGLDARIEPIAPLNEDRGSGIDFPKEMLSAVAAMQDHPAVREGLGSEFVMVYCENKRQEELDFRNEIGAREYRWFL
- a CDS encoding FAD-dependent oxidoreductase, with amino-acid sequence MEIAILGAGVAGMSTALALAGRGHRIRLYERRPSESTMGAGVVLWPNAGFVLEQLGLLPDIVEVGGHLHAMRRIDRHGTALKATDIRELDRRMGFPTYSILRRDLQAVLARHLAARGIDVCFGHGATAIETGTDGRAVVRFDNGTTIAPDLVIGADGRMNSVARHYVVGHNAPVYQGFVNWIGIAQSDVPLVDEVSVFDYWGVRERFGIVALDRHRMYWAAAWPEADPGDATESDPAAMLERRFAAWPAPVANAIRATPSDAITKIRVHDLDPVDVWHRGNVLMIGDAAHAPLPTSGQGACQALEDAWHLARCLDEHGAGNDSDLDAALSSFTLRRRPKTAAITGRARDFAHLLFGDGVVESARHQIDPVAEIEALTNAWGAHLPMEQMRGR
- a CDS encoding LysR family transcriptional regulator, with amino-acid sequence MRSKLDLNAVRVFVAVVDEGSFAGAARVLEMPGSNVSRHVAQLESRLGVRLLERSTRHLRMTEAGRLLHERARPMLDALTQAESELTSQQTELRGVLKLCVPGEIGPRMLGPIVAEFASRHPRVEIDCDTSLAGVSTLRDDIDLSIIVNRGRLDDSAFVVRPLVSLPSVVVAAPSLVARVGLPTRTEQLGQLPCITTLSTLKGQPWQFADGDGRIHKISVASRYRVNSGEMAGLAAVNGIGFAILVERACAVELAEGRLVRVPLEMAPAPLELLAAYASRNSVNAKIRELLQMMQARLAVEEAKPSTRSLR
- a CDS encoding GNAT family N-acetyltransferase, whose protein sequence is MTPNTTTIDIRTATSADAPAIAGIHVASWQATYTDIMPAAFLAGLSVEKRTASWRCAFDAGRPHVALAVSVADNTPAGWIAYGPTRDTDKDRAWGEIEAIYLHPSYCGQGIGAALVDHACRSLHELGHAWVSLWVLLKNRRARAFYEREGFVAEDDIKTFEIDGTPIEEVRYWRALPKRSC
- a CDS encoding lysozyme inhibitor LprI family protein → MKKKNLLASCALLALAVPFAAHAAGCGKPRSAFDQVYCTSTQFSQSDRDLNDEYGRLRKQLSGDQQAALKAGQLAWLKQRDAQCSETRNNSYLVDIQCANDMTQSRLSFLRERERECSSTGCVTSRLGE